Proteins from a genomic interval of Coccinella septempunctata chromosome 2, icCocSept1.1, whole genome shotgun sequence:
- the LOC123306694 gene encoding uncharacterized protein LOC123306694: MDVDACALISLVENKPVLWDKTLDDYKLTNRRLEAWREICLILNPEFEKLDEKERKKYGKSVSDKWNNIRDTWRKSMKNKKDEKKSGSAAKKSRRYIHEEQLMFLKKVYEPRSTQESIQNCDEGNVQSGPSNATEFRKPSIPKSTKSTTDVDEKISKFLDSRMTQQKENPNLLFFKGVLPAVDSFTMDETLEFQAGVLALIQKIKGRNRVGFQRYDYQTEWQDPYRGYHTQPLQQLAAFVHSPSPTSQSSYHSQPSPAATSALQSIQQTTAFVHSPSPTSQSSYHSQPSPAATSALQSIQQTAAFVHSPSPTSQSSYHSQQSSAASSVSNYDFEGF, translated from the exons ATGGACGTGGACGCTTGCGCGTTAATATCGCTAGTCGAAAATAAACCCGTATTGTGGGATAAAACTTTGGACGATTACAAATTAACTAATCGACGATTAGAAGCATGGCGTGAAATTTGCTTAATATTAAATCCTGAATTCGAGAAATTGGAcgaaaaggaaagaaaaaaatatg GAAAATCTGTATCTGATAAATGGAACAACATTCGAGACACATGGCGAAAATCgatgaaaaataagaaagatgaaaaaaaatctgGATCTGCTGCCAAAAAGTCTCGACGTTATATACACGAAGAACAGTTGATGTTTTTAAAGAAGGTTTATGAGCCAAGATCAACCCAAGAGTCTATTCAAAACTGCGATGAAGGAAATGTACAAAGTGGTCCTAGTAATGCAACTGAGTTTCGTAAACCTTCGATTCCCAAAAGCACGAAGAGCACAACAGACGTCGATGAAAAGATATCTAAGTTCCTGGACTCTAGGATGACACAACAAAAAGAAAATCCAAATTTACTTTTTTTCAAGGGTGTATTACCCGCCGTCGATTCTTTCACAATGGATGAAACTTTAGAGTTCCAAGCAGGAGTTTTAGCTctaatacaaaaaatcaaagGCCGAAATAGAGTTGGTTTCCAAAGATATGATTATCAAACTGAATGGCAAGATCCATATCGTGGATACCATACACAACCTCTTCAGCAGCTGGCAGCGTTCGTACATTCACCATCACCAACCTCTCAGTCATCGTATCATTCTCAACCATCTCCTGCAGCGACAAGTGCATTACAATCTATTCAGCAAACGACAGCGTTCGTACATTCACCATCACCAACCTCTCAGTCATCGTATCATTCTCAACCATCTCCTGCAGCGACAAGTGCATTACAATCTATTCAGCAAACGGCAGCGTTCGTACATTCACCATCACCAACCTCTCAGTCATCGTATCATTCTCAACAATCTTCAGCAGCATCAAGTGTATCAAATTATGATTTTGAGGGATTTTAG
- the LOC123306691 gene encoding protein ALP1-like has product MDGDDDVLILWWYLRRMRRKRCRKRRQHWVHPILRDRFSTGTFETLMGELRNDEAKFFNYFRMSFSSFDDLLGRISMDIKLQDTRFRECICPQQRLSICLRYFASGCSFKELHYSYRVGISTISKIIKETSVIIWKRLCTDFMKLPDTEGEWEAIANGFETKANFPHCLGAVDGKHIRIIKPCHSGSMFFNYKDYFSFVLLAVVDSEYRFIYISIGSYGKECDSTILKNSTFWQKFNDGSLNIPNPKPVHETIHEEMPYVLIGDEGFSLTPNLLRPYGGTHLDHEKKIFNYRLSRARRYVECAFGILANKWRILHRPIDLQIETAINVIKACTVLHNFVRDKDGINLQQNPISMETSEETGPFPRRPHPRPCRGGPTANIIRRAFAEYFSSDLGSIPWQETAI; this is encoded by the exons ATGGACGGCGACGATGATGTTCTTATATTGTGGTGGTATTTGAGGCGAATGAGACGAAAAAGATGTAGAAAACGAAGACAACATTGGGTGCATCCTATACTTCGAGACCGATTTTCCACAGGGACATTTGAAACATTGATGGGAGAATTAAGGAATGATGAGGCGAAGTTCTTTAACTACTTTCGAATGTCTTTTTCCTCTTTCGACGATCTCTTGGGAAGAATTTCAATGGACATAAAATTACAAGACACAAGATTTAGAGAGTGCATTTGTCCACAACAAAGGCTGTCCATATGTTTAAG atattttgcTTCTGGGTGTTCGTTTAAGGAACTCCACTACTCATATAGGGTAGGAATATCGACTATTagtaaaataataaaagaaacaaGCGTCATTATTTGGAAGAGATTATGCACAGATTTCATGAAGTTGCCTGATACAGAGGGAGAATGGGAAGCCATTGCAAATGGATTTGAAacaaaagctaactttcctcaTTGTCTTGGAGCTGTAGACGGAAAGCACATCAGAATTATAAAACCATGCCATAGTGGTTCCATGTTTTTTAATTATAAAGATTATTTCTCGTTTGTATTACTTGCTGTGGTAGATTCAGAATACCGATTCATCTACATAAGTATTGGTTCATATGGGAAAGAGTGTGATTCTACCATATTAAAGAACAGTACCTTTTGGCAAAAGTTTAATGATGGTTCATTAAATATACCAAACCCCAAGCCTGTGCATGAAACCATACATGAAGAAATGCCGTATGTACTCATTGGGGACGAAGGCTTTAGCTTAACACCGAATCTCTTGAGACCATATGGGGGTACACATCTagatcatgaaaaaaaaatcttcaactaTCGCTTGAGCCGAGCTAGAAGATATGTTGAGTGTGCCTTTGGTATTCTAGCCAATAAATGGAGAATCCTGCATCGGCCGATAGATCTTCAAATAGAAACGGCGATTAACGTCATAAAAGCTTGTACGGTTTTACATAACTTTGTCCGAGATAAAGACGGTATTAATTTACAACAAAACCCAATAAGTATGGAAACAAGTGAAGAAACGGGCCCGTTTCCACGTCGTCCACATCCTCGACCGTGTAGAGGTGGTCCTACTGCAAATATAATTCGAAGAGCATTTGCTGAATACTTCTCGTCTGATCTTGGTTCAATACCTTGGCAGGAAACAGCTATATGA